Proteins encoded together in one Olsenella timonensis window:
- the typA gene encoding translational GTPase TypA has protein sequence MRQDKIRNIAIIAHVDHGKTTLVDQMLKATDAFRENQQVQERVLDSNDQERERGITILAKNISIEYQGVKINVIDTPGHADFGGEVERVLRMADGALLLVDAAEGPMPQTRFVLRHAIDASLAIMIVVNKIDREGARPEAVVNDSLDLMADLGATDEQLEFAMEHVIYASAVNGFARLDPEDGNADMFPMLDMIVSDLPAPDVDVDGPLAMQCVTIDHSEYVGRIGIGRIYSGTIHDGDKILVVKNDGSRAMSQVKQLFTFDYLGRRECTEAQAGDIAAVVGIDSTDIGDVYTDPDNPVELEPIEIDPPTLSVVFEPSTSPLVGREGDIVGGRQLKERLMQERENNVTMRIEELPDKTGVEVAGRGILHLSVLMETMRREGFEFQVGRPRVLFKKDANGAMTEPVEQAVVECPGEYSGKVIEVFGNAGGTMTSMDAGTTQTHLEFKIPTRGIMGLKNRILNVTHGEAVFYHTFLEYGPYAGEIGVRQNGAMISMSTEKAVAYALGTLQERGALFVGPGDECYEGMLVGERSKPGDMVVNIARTKSLGNQRSSTADIAVQLTPPRTFTLEEALEYIMDDELVEVTPKSVRMRKRILNETERRKWAVRTGKVKK, from the coding sequence ATGCGGCAGGACAAGATCAGGAACATCGCGATCATCGCGCACGTCGACCACGGCAAGACCACGCTTGTCGACCAGATGCTCAAGGCGACGGACGCCTTCCGTGAGAACCAGCAGGTACAGGAGCGCGTGCTCGACTCCAACGACCAGGAGCGCGAGCGCGGCATCACCATCCTGGCCAAGAACATCTCGATCGAGTACCAGGGCGTGAAGATCAACGTCATCGACACCCCGGGCCACGCCGACTTTGGCGGCGAGGTCGAGCGCGTGCTGCGCATGGCCGACGGCGCGCTGCTGCTGGTGGACGCCGCCGAGGGCCCCATGCCCCAGACGCGCTTCGTCCTGCGCCACGCCATCGACGCGAGCCTGGCCATCATGATCGTGGTCAACAAGATCGACCGCGAGGGCGCGCGCCCCGAGGCCGTGGTCAACGACTCCCTCGACCTCATGGCCGACCTCGGCGCCACCGACGAGCAGCTCGAGTTTGCCATGGAGCACGTCATCTACGCCTCCGCCGTGAACGGCTTCGCCCGTCTGGACCCCGAGGACGGCAACGCCGACATGTTCCCCATGCTCGACATGATCGTCTCCGACCTGCCCGCGCCCGACGTTGACGTTGACGGCCCGCTCGCCATGCAGTGCGTGACGATCGACCACTCCGAGTACGTGGGCCGCATCGGCATCGGCCGCATCTACTCCGGCACCATCCACGACGGCGACAAGATCCTCGTGGTGAAGAACGACGGCAGCCGTGCGATGAGCCAGGTCAAGCAGCTCTTCACCTTCGACTACCTCGGTCGCAGGGAGTGCACCGAGGCCCAGGCAGGCGACATCGCGGCGGTGGTGGGCATCGACTCCACCGACATCGGCGACGTCTACACCGACCCCGACAACCCCGTCGAACTGGAGCCGATCGAGATCGACCCGCCCACGCTCTCCGTCGTCTTCGAGCCGTCGACCAGCCCGCTCGTGGGTCGCGAGGGCGACATCGTGGGCGGTCGCCAGCTCAAGGAGCGCCTCATGCAGGAGCGCGAGAACAACGTGACCATGCGCATCGAGGAGCTGCCCGACAAGACCGGCGTCGAGGTGGCGGGCCGCGGCATCCTGCACCTCTCGGTCCTCATGGAGACCATGCGCCGCGAGGGCTTTGAGTTCCAGGTCGGCCGCCCGCGCGTGCTCTTCAAGAAGGACGCCAACGGCGCCATGACCGAGCCCGTCGAGCAGGCCGTGGTGGAGTGCCCCGGCGAGTACTCGGGCAAGGTCATCGAGGTCTTTGGCAACGCGGGCGGCACCATGACCAGCATGGACGCCGGCACCACGCAGACGCACCTCGAGTTCAAGATCCCCACGCGCGGCATCATGGGCCTCAAGAACCGCATCTTGAACGTCACGCACGGCGAGGCTGTCTTCTACCACACGTTCCTCGAGTACGGCCCCTACGCCGGCGAGATTGGCGTGCGCCAGAACGGCGCGATGATCTCCATGAGCACCGAGAAGGCCGTGGCCTACGCGCTCGGCACCCTCCAGGAGCGCGGCGCGCTGTTCGTGGGCCCCGGAGACGAGTGCTACGAGGGCATGCTCGTGGGCGAGCGCTCCAAGCCCGGCGACATGGTCGTCAACATCGCCCGCACCAAGAGCCTCGGCAACCAGCGCAGCTCCACCGCCGACATCGCCGTGCAGCTCACGCCGCCGCGCACCTTCACGCTGGAGGAGGCGCTCGAGTACATCATGGACGACGAGCTGGTGGAGGTCACGCCCAAGAGCGTCCGCATGCGCAAGCGCATCCTCAACGAGACCGAGCGGCGCAAGTGGGCGGTGCGCACCGGCAAGGTCAAGAAGTAG
- a CDS encoding metallophosphoesterase, translating to MGEASLRGLFGSLRRAVGARPARAAAACALVVATALATLPLSAHAADEVAARPVDGLTIGVMSDPHYFPAEYQGTRAEDYQSQISGDLRLMGENEALTEAAVDQMIADDESGEHPLPSVLLVTGDLSSEGEQTSHEGFAEQMTRLQEAGVTVLVIPGNHDLYNDSAMTFQDDTQVRDNGTGELYTTEAEFRDIYASMGYDEEATKAAVDDNPIESIEYYRPVEDGQIADCQGGLSYVARLEGGVALVMIDTEVYTTDFNGNSVAAGSGGGMMSDALRDWVKSEAAELTSEGYTIVAGVHHPVLDHQTTAETEFVTDRVDVQSGEGGTAKDNANVIATELADAGIHYVFSGHMHENDVASYTTAAGNVIYDMETGGLCAYPSPYRYATITTTEAGETTLELSSVSVKQAKMNQRLAEAGGTELAQTEPVDVREYEKDAMYGDKDAETGESFITRLVMRYAARYVDQLVDIPAALQNIAGIDLYDLLLGDLLPSLLGGGTTIDLGGSIGTIEVSYSSDPADPDASGIHLNPESGAAGLLGSYTVRDADIRTEVQSVLDQIEENYVANGRLERELSALLEGVGDVNLLNPENPDDTTGDCYTLRELLQDMFQRHNSGEDTAAMPDEMQRALTNLATSELLQNKVEDVLANTLFPLVDEVLGSTHVNLDTLFGRNVLWSTAINAVAGGSNPSISELLDTFGLDLTGEGGVLRGLIDQYLTSSVYQQIGGLVDAMVSGFASDGDGLDDVVDGDAVTLEASMSPEPHPTVENGALPDQVSMSLDGDDTAASRQFSWYTATYVEGSDVQIVSAEGISDAEAAAEAMDAGTGVTQETSSDVRVANKAKVTLNLVLITNYEVVQENHHTATAAVPAGDFYYRVGSEQDGYWSDPVLVDGDADAGDGYTAIVVADSQGSSEADYEDYEQVLAEAEASTSDEAFALHLGDMVDDGTNENYWSWLMDTDASMGVATMPVAGNHEARQDDEALANAVAAHYNVDIPEQDTSTGIYYSFVYGDATYIVLNTNDGDSAVGDAQRQWASETAAAAETTWKIVVTHKAPYSKGSHQGDSDVVALRGWLDSFCAQNDVDLVLSGHDHTYMRTPSLSGGAEAAVTTKTVSDGAGNSYEAQVNPAGTTFVIPSTSGTKYYDIVENDLPTAFSWQGYQPVWSTLEIDGDTLFWRSYAYDAETDASTCIDSFAITKDDNLTPAEEVMQMIDALPDPDAGSEPILAAEKDVEASRAAYDELEDADKEQVSNLSKLEQLEQLIEVYQDIAGKETVDLSTGIYYDGKDDDEGQRRAAFKEAIADPDVGTIILPGDYSTAIGEYSGNTLNDQYYTVDHNVVIRAADGSQGFADLRRCGFIVTDGATLVLDDVKLQAWQKKPFIGSTTPMNMIRVEDGTLVANGNTSVLVNRDDGSTDGFKDESWRGHAIIVGNPDKGSATGERAVYLNLSDSGTISGLRDSVAQHAESSSPSDSVHITGGVYNTIYSGNSSVNLSCDLEIDGGAFTKVTSYGDLTVTGGAFNGASVDYPIYMGGGANLYVKSIDVITPGTSGRAFHVADGGELHISSDALAKLDADLGLGISAGSATADGWPLTATATGLGDADAGTIYAVGQQITTMPGMAANQRGALETQVSGSTLTATAALAADQSAYAYARYHVAAGSALMGFVDGNTGDVYAYSGYTMLANPRATVSVTADPGTIVAWNEQEPPAVQLTAGIEPADATRAVTWSSSDEDVATVDKGGMVTFKQAGQVTVTATHATTGAVARVTLSAVEPSLSGSKTYSANAEGGQPYELSLDMGALSVTDLPEGYGVEWTLSEGAAATVEPDASDPLRATLTRTGSDASKVTLTATLTRNGEPTGISASMEVTIEQIVAAPTDADVQELLSVKVSDEGAADHGDATFALLANTEGTSDSFSVGAPYLQTEGTGVLSVVERSLAAARGTSVWRVDVTVHADRYVAAYDERPESAGRAHALAGDRDVTVTLAYNEAEGAWQLLDAGSSPVVFEVACEEVALTEISVTPDAGNTGHTYDGAGHGFSFTTDPAGVKGFTVEYRATDAADADPWSAEAQVDAGTYDVRVTRAADDTYAAFSRVFADGLVIAKAQYAVPDVHYAEGEAEGSVRVILQNGNADTYLWSKSDDLTDALEAEDNEFEVTRAGTYYVFAEGDANHEASPVREVRVIEVTFDDGDGISGVEAEGASFAEGERTSVLMAPGHALQSWGGLPAVSWDGHELVGWSAPNGSVVTDLTAIEESMTVTAQWNPPAPEPEPETPTPPTAEQVAQMEGIGVTLHDVNELNGADEGGEHADASFSAAAGAVPLIAGSLTVGAPVQGADDSWTVQVTIDGGAYLDAYADKYGEHYFADPADQEGARTFALAYDEATGAWGVAEDTAAHFSFDVTCLTLRPAEVEKYVGGESSTGGHFTDQYVVDGQGNAYTIGELNGLLAGQTARIAYFDEAGAEIADDTVPGTYEARIVLSGSRGDQAVVTVDGTEYAYALEPSELVIRSVSESGEAEDGALNVPLVDGSDPSAVAGALEAASGGVVAALPEGTRVFFNGNHDVELADTSGVELLSDDLLPGQREGELIAHAEETLGVQVGEAGAYDFQYLDLVDGSQSNAWVSSSEGTRVFWRIPEGADPSSISVYHFAGLHRDYDADDAEVSDLIAASTVETVAVEVDEANGYVSFTVPESGFSPFLMTWERASDPDGGGSGGDTGDSTGGDTGDNGGEQQGGADSETDAGKADQQGGRLAETGDATTVVGAGVPIVGAALVAGAVALWRRSRR from the coding sequence ATGGGAGAAGCAAGTCTGCGCGGTCTGTTTGGGTCCCTGAGGAGAGCCGTCGGCGCCCGACCTGCGCGCGCCGCCGCCGCGTGCGCCCTCGTCGTCGCCACGGCGCTCGCGACGCTGCCCCTGTCGGCGCACGCCGCCGACGAGGTCGCCGCCCGCCCGGTGGACGGCCTCACCATCGGCGTGATGAGCGACCCGCACTACTTCCCCGCCGAGTACCAGGGCACGCGCGCCGAGGACTACCAGAGCCAGATCTCGGGCGACCTGCGCCTGATGGGCGAGAACGAGGCGCTCACCGAGGCCGCCGTCGACCAGATGATCGCCGACGACGAGTCCGGCGAGCACCCGCTGCCGAGCGTCCTGCTCGTGACGGGCGACCTGTCGAGCGAGGGCGAGCAGACGAGCCACGAGGGCTTTGCCGAGCAGATGACGCGCCTGCAGGAGGCCGGCGTGACGGTGCTCGTGATCCCGGGCAACCACGACCTCTACAACGACAGCGCCATGACCTTCCAGGACGACACGCAGGTGCGCGACAACGGCACGGGCGAGCTCTACACCACGGAGGCCGAGTTCCGCGACATCTACGCGAGCATGGGCTACGACGAGGAGGCCACGAAGGCCGCCGTGGATGACAACCCGATCGAGAGCATCGAGTACTACAGGCCGGTCGAGGACGGCCAGATCGCCGACTGCCAGGGAGGTCTCTCCTACGTGGCGAGGCTCGAGGGTGGCGTCGCCCTCGTCATGATCGACACGGAGGTCTACACCACCGACTTCAACGGCAACTCCGTGGCCGCGGGCAGCGGCGGCGGCATGATGTCGGACGCGCTCCGCGACTGGGTCAAGTCCGAGGCGGCCGAGCTTACCAGCGAGGGGTACACGATCGTCGCGGGCGTGCACCACCCCGTGCTCGACCACCAGACCACGGCCGAGACCGAGTTCGTCACCGACCGCGTCGACGTCCAGAGCGGCGAGGGCGGCACCGCCAAGGACAACGCCAACGTCATCGCCACTGAGCTTGCCGACGCGGGCATCCACTACGTCTTCTCCGGCCACATGCACGAGAACGACGTGGCGAGCTACACCACGGCGGCCGGCAACGTGATCTACGACATGGAGACGGGCGGCCTCTGCGCCTACCCCTCGCCCTACCGCTACGCGACCATCACCACGACCGAGGCGGGCGAGACGACGCTCGAGCTCTCGAGCGTGAGCGTCAAGCAGGCCAAGATGAACCAGCGCCTCGCCGAGGCGGGCGGCACCGAGCTCGCGCAGACCGAGCCCGTCGACGTCCGGGAGTACGAGAAGGACGCTATGTACGGCGACAAGGACGCGGAGACCGGCGAGTCGTTCATCACGCGGCTCGTCATGCGCTACGCCGCGCGCTACGTCGACCAGCTCGTGGACATCCCCGCCGCGCTCCAGAACATCGCGGGCATCGACCTCTACGACCTGCTCCTCGGCGACCTGCTTCCGAGCCTGCTCGGGGGCGGGACGACCATCGACCTCGGCGGCTCGATCGGCACGATCGAGGTGAGCTACAGTTCCGACCCCGCGGACCCGGACGCCTCGGGCATACACCTGAACCCGGAGAGCGGCGCCGCGGGCCTCCTGGGCAGCTACACCGTGCGCGACGCCGACATCCGGACCGAGGTCCAGAGCGTCCTCGACCAGATCGAGGAGAACTACGTCGCCAACGGCCGCCTGGAGCGGGAGCTCTCCGCGCTGCTCGAGGGCGTGGGGGACGTCAACCTGCTCAACCCTGAGAACCCGGACGACACCACGGGAGACTGCTACACCCTGCGCGAGCTGCTGCAGGACATGTTCCAGCGCCACAACTCCGGCGAGGACACCGCGGCCATGCCGGACGAGATGCAGCGGGCGCTCACGAACCTCGCCACGAGCGAGCTTCTGCAGAACAAGGTCGAGGACGTGCTCGCGAACACCCTCTTCCCCCTCGTCGACGAGGTGCTGGGGAGCACCCACGTCAACCTCGACACGCTGTTCGGGCGGAACGTCCTGTGGAGCACGGCCATCAACGCGGTGGCGGGCGGCTCGAACCCGAGTATCTCCGAGCTTCTCGACACCTTCGGCCTCGACCTCACGGGCGAGGGCGGCGTGCTCCGGGGCCTTATCGACCAGTACCTCACCTCGAGCGTCTACCAGCAGATCGGCGGCCTTGTCGACGCGATGGTGTCGGGCTTCGCGAGTGACGGGGACGGCCTCGACGACGTGGTCGACGGTGACGCGGTCACGCTCGAGGCGAGCATGAGCCCGGAGCCGCACCCCACGGTCGAGAACGGCGCCCTGCCGGACCAGGTGAGCATGTCGCTCGACGGCGATGACACCGCGGCGTCGCGTCAGTTCAGCTGGTACACCGCGACGTACGTCGAGGGGTCCGACGTGCAGATCGTCTCCGCCGAGGGAATCTCCGACGCCGAGGCGGCCGCCGAGGCGATGGACGCCGGCACGGGCGTGACTCAGGAGACGTCCTCTGACGTCAGGGTCGCCAACAAGGCCAAGGTGACGCTCAACCTCGTGCTCATCACGAACTACGAGGTCGTGCAGGAGAACCACCACACGGCCACGGCCGCGGTGCCCGCGGGCGACTTCTACTACCGCGTGGGCTCCGAGCAGGACGGCTACTGGAGCGACCCGGTGCTCGTCGACGGAGACGCCGACGCCGGGGACGGCTACACCGCCATCGTGGTCGCCGACTCGCAGGGCTCCTCCGAGGCCGACTACGAGGACTACGAGCAGGTGCTCGCCGAGGCGGAGGCGTCGACCTCAGACGAGGCGTTCGCCCTGCACCTCGGCGACATGGTGGACGACGGGACGAACGAGAACTACTGGAGCTGGCTCATGGACACCGACGCCTCCATGGGCGTAGCGACCATGCCCGTGGCCGGCAACCACGAGGCGCGCCAGGACGACGAGGCGCTCGCCAACGCCGTTGCCGCCCACTACAACGTTGACATCCCCGAGCAGGACACCTCCACGGGCATCTACTACTCCTTCGTGTACGGTGACGCGACCTACATCGTGCTCAACACCAACGACGGGGACAGCGCGGTGGGAGACGCACAGCGGCAGTGGGCGTCCGAGACCGCTGCGGCGGCGGAGACCACGTGGAAGATCGTCGTCACGCACAAGGCTCCCTACTCCAAGGGCTCGCACCAGGGCGACTCCGACGTGGTGGCCCTGCGCGGCTGGCTCGACTCGTTCTGCGCCCAGAACGACGTCGACCTCGTGCTCTCCGGGCACGACCACACCTACATGCGCACGCCCTCGCTCTCGGGCGGCGCCGAGGCGGCCGTGACCACGAAGACCGTGTCCGACGGCGCCGGCAACAGCTACGAGGCGCAGGTGAACCCTGCGGGGACGACGTTCGTGATTCCCTCGACCTCGGGAACCAAGTACTACGACATCGTGGAGAACGACCTGCCGACGGCCTTCTCGTGGCAGGGGTACCAGCCTGTGTGGTCGACGCTCGAGATTGACGGCGACACGCTCTTCTGGCGGAGCTATGCCTACGACGCCGAGACGGATGCGAGCACCTGCATCGACTCCTTCGCCATCACGAAGGACGACAACCTCACGCCCGCCGAAGAGGTCATGCAGATGATCGACGCCCTGCCGGACCCGGATGCCGGATCCGAACCGATCCTTGCGGCCGAGAAGGACGTCGAGGCGTCGCGCGCGGCCTATGACGAGCTCGAGGATGCCGACAAGGAGCAGGTGAGCAACCTCTCCAAGCTCGAGCAGCTCGAGCAGCTGATCGAGGTGTACCAGGACATAGCGGGCAAGGAGACCGTCGACCTCTCGACCGGCATCTACTACGACGGCAAGGACGACGACGAGGGCCAGCGCCGCGCGGCCTTCAAGGAGGCCATCGCCGATCCGGACGTCGGCACGATCATCCTGCCGGGAGATTACTCGACGGCGATCGGTGAGTACAGCGGAAACACCCTGAACGACCAGTACTACACCGTCGACCACAACGTGGTGATCAGGGCGGCCGATGGCAGCCAGGGCTTCGCCGACCTGCGGCGCTGCGGCTTCATCGTCACTGACGGCGCGACGCTCGTGCTCGATGACGTGAAGCTCCAGGCATGGCAGAAGAAGCCCTTTATCGGCAGCACCACACCCATGAACATGATCCGCGTCGAGGACGGCACGCTCGTCGCCAACGGCAACACATCGGTGCTCGTGAACCGCGACGACGGTTCCACGGACGGCTTCAAGGACGAGAGCTGGCGCGGCCATGCCATCATCGTCGGCAATCCCGACAAGGGCTCTGCTACCGGTGAGCGCGCTGTCTATCTCAACTTGAGCGACTCCGGTACCATCTCCGGCCTGCGCGACTCGGTCGCGCAGCATGCCGAGAGCTCGAGCCCGAGCGACTCCGTCCACATAACCGGAGGCGTCTACAACACCATATACAGCGGCAACAGCTCGGTGAACCTGTCGTGCGATCTTGAGATCGACGGCGGCGCCTTCACGAAGGTGACGTCCTACGGCGACCTCACCGTTACCGGAGGCGCCTTCAACGGCGCGAGCGTCGACTACCCGATCTACATGGGCGGCGGCGCGAACCTCTATGTCAAGAGCATCGATGTCATCACGCCCGGCACGTCCGGCAGGGCCTTCCATGTGGCCGATGGCGGCGAGCTGCATATCTCCTCCGACGCCCTCGCCAAGCTGGACGCGGACCTCGGCCTCGGCATCTCCGCCGGCAGCGCGACCGCGGACGGCTGGCCGCTCACGGCCACGGCGACGGGGCTCGGCGATGCCGACGCCGGCACCATCTACGCCGTCGGCCAGCAGATCACCACGATGCCGGGCATGGCGGCGAACCAGCGCGGCGCGCTCGAGACGCAGGTCAGCGGCTCGACCCTGACTGCCACCGCCGCCCTCGCGGCCGATCAGAGCGCCTACGCCTACGCGCGCTACCACGTCGCCGCCGGCAGCGCCCTCATGGGCTTCGTCGACGGCAACACGGGTGACGTCTACGCCTACAGCGGCTACACGATGCTCGCCAACCCGCGCGCCACGGTGTCCGTCACCGCCGACCCCGGCACGATCGTCGCCTGGAACGAGCAGGAGCCGCCCGCCGTGCAGCTGACGGCGGGCATCGAACCTGCCGACGCAACGCGGGCGGTGACCTGGTCGTCGAGTGACGAGGACGTCGCCACGGTCGACAAGGGAGGCATGGTGACGTTCAAACAGGCCGGCCAGGTGACCGTCACCGCCACCCATGCGACAACGGGCGCGGTTGCGCGCGTGACGCTCAGCGCGGTCGAGCCGTCCCTGAGCGGCAGCAAGACGTACAGCGCGAACGCCGAGGGTGGGCAGCCCTACGAGCTGTCGCTCGACATGGGGGCCCTCTCGGTCACAGACCTCCCCGAGGGCTATGGCGTCGAGTGGACGCTCTCGGAAGGCGCCGCGGCGACGGTCGAGCCCGACGCGAGCGACCCGCTGCGCGCGACGCTCACCCGCACGGGCAGCGACGCCTCGAAGGTGACGCTCACCGCGACGCTGACGAGGAACGGTGAGCCCACCGGCATCTCCGCGAGCATGGAGGTCACCATCGAGCAGATCGTGGCCGCCCCGACCGACGCGGACGTCCAGGAGCTCCTCTCGGTGAAGGTGTCCGACGAGGGCGCCGCCGACCACGGCGACGCGACCTTCGCCCTTCTCGCCAACACTGAGGGCACGAGCGACTCCTTCAGCGTGGGCGCGCCCTACCTGCAGACGGAGGGCACCGGCGTCCTCTCGGTGGTGGAGCGCAGCCTCGCCGCCGCGCGGGGGACCAGCGTCTGGCGCGTCGACGTGACGGTGCATGCCGACCGCTACGTGGCAGCCTACGACGAGCGCCCCGAGTCGGCCGGACGTGCCCATGCGCTTGCGGGCGACAGGGACGTGACGGTGACGCTCGCCTACAACGAGGCCGAGGGTGCCTGGCAGCTCCTTGACGCCGGCTCGAGCCCCGTGGTCTTCGAGGTCGCCTGCGAGGAGGTGGCTCTCACCGAGATTTCCGTCACACCCGATGCGGGCAACACCGGCCACACCTATGACGGCGCCGGGCACGGCTTCTCGTTCACGACCGATCCCGCCGGCGTCAAGGGCTTCACGGTCGAGTACCGCGCGACGGACGCCGCCGACGCCGACCCGTGGTCCGCCGAGGCCCAGGTGGACGCCGGCACCTACGACGTGCGCGTGACGCGCGCGGCAGATGACACCTATGCGGCGTTCTCGAGGGTGTTCGCCGACGGCCTCGTGATCGCGAAGGCGCAGTACGCCGTCCCCGACGTGCACTACGCCGAGGGAGAGGCGGAGGGCTCCGTCAGGGTGATCCTGCAGAACGGCAACGCCGACACGTACCTGTGGAGCAAGAGCGACGACCTGACCGACGCCCTCGAGGCCGAGGACAACGAGTTCGAGGTGACGCGGGCCGGCACGTACTACGTCTTCGCCGAAGGCGACGCCAACCACGAGGCGAGCCCGGTGAGGGAGGTCAGGGTCATCGAGGTGACCTTCGACGACGGCGACGGCATCTCGGGCGTTGAGGCCGAGGGCGCGTCGTTCGCCGAGGGCGAGCGGACATCCGTGCTCATGGCGCCCGGTCACGCTCTCCAGAGCTGGGGCGGACTGCCCGCGGTCTCCTGGGACGGCCACGAGCTCGTCGGCTGGAGCGCCCCCAACGGCTCGGTCGTGACGGACCTCACCGCCATCGAGGAGAGCATGACCGTGACGGCGCAGTGGAACCCGCCCGCCCCCGAGCCCGAGCCCGAGACGCCCACGCCGCCGACGGCCGAGCAGGTCGCCCAGATGGAGGGCATCGGCGTGACGCTCCATGACGTGAACGAGCTGAACGGCGCGGACGAGGGCGGCGAGCACGCCGACGCGTCCTTCTCGGCCGCGGCGGGCGCGGTGCCCCTCATCGCCGGGAGCCTCACGGTCGGTGCGCCCGTCCAGGGAGCCGACGACTCCTGGACCGTGCAGGTGACGATCGACGGCGGCGCGTATCTCGATGCCTACGCCGACAAGTACGGCGAGCACTACTTCGCCGACCCTGCCGACCAGGAGGGCGCGCGGACGTTCGCCCTCGCCTATGACGAGGCGACGGGCGCCTGGGGGGTCGCCGAGGACACGGCTGCGCACTTCTCGTTTGACGTCACGTGCCTGACCCTGCGCCCCGCCGAGGTCGAGAAATACGTGGGCGGCGAGAGCTCAACGGGCGGGCACTTTACCGACCAGTATGTGGTCGACGGACAGGGCAACGCCTACACGATCGGCGAGCTCAACGGGCTGCTCGCGGGGCAGACGGCGCGCATCGCCTACTTCGATGAGGCGGGCGCCGAGATCGCCGACGACACGGTGCCCGGAACCTACGAGGCGCGCATCGTGCTGAGCGGCAGCCGGGGCGACCAGGCCGTCGTCACGGTCGACGGCACCGAGTACGCCTACGCGCTCGAGCCCTCCGAGCTCGTGATCCGCAGCGTCTCTGAGAGCGGCGAGGCCGAGGATGGCGCGCTCAACGTGCCGCTCGTGGACGGGTCCGACCCGTCGGCGGTCGCGGGGGCGCTCGAGGCGGCGTCCGGCGGGGTGGTGGCAGCGCTCCCCGAGGGTACGCGGGTGTTCTTCAACGGCAACCACGACGTCGAGCTCGCCGACACGAGCGGCGTCGAGCTCCTCTCGGACGACCTGCTCCCCGGCCAGCGCGAGGGCGAGCTCATCGCCCATGCGGAGGAAACGCTGGGGGTTCAGGTCGGCGAGGCGGGGGCCTATGACTTCCAGTACCTCGACCTCGTGGACGGGAGCCAGTCCAACGCGTGGGTGAGCTCGTCTGAGGGCACGCGGGTGTTCTGGCGGATTCCCGAGGGCGCGGACCCGTCGAGCATCTCCGTGTACCACTTCGCCGGCCTGCACCGCGACTACGACGCGGATGACGCCGAGGTGTCCGACCTCATCGCGGCGAGCACCGTCGAGACGGTGGCCGTTGAGGTGGACGAGGCGAACGGGTACGTGAGCTTCACGGTGCCGGAGTCCGGGTTCAGCCCGTTCCTCATGACCTGGGAGCGGGCGAGCGATCCTGACGGTGGCGGCAGCGGTGGCGACACTGGGGACAGCACCGGCGGCGACACCGGCGACAACGGCGGTGAGCAGCAGGGCGGCGCCGACTCCGAGACCGACGCCGGCAAGGCTGACCAGCAGGGCGGCCGGCTCGCCGAGACCGGAGACGCGACGACCGTCGTCGGAGCCGGGGTGCCGATCGTCGGCGCGGCGCTGGTGGCTGGTGCCGTGGCGCTGTGGAGACGGTCACGTCGCTAG